Below is a genomic region from Bacteroidales bacterium.
ACACGTGGAATTGCTCGAACAGACGATACGAAGAACCCCACAATACTGGCTATGGAGCCACCGTCGCTGGAAAAGAAAACGACCGAAGGAGGAAACAGCTGATTCACCATCGGTTACATAAGTTATCCTAAATAAATAAGAGATAACAGCCTGAGAGCTGATATCTTTAATACTATTTTTGTTATTCTCCCGTTGAAATAGTAAAACCTATTAATAGAACTTAAAGTGGATTTTTCTCAGATACCTTCCCCCTGTTATGTCATTGATGAAAGCTTATTGATGAACAATCTGGCATTTATCCGGAATGTCAGGCAAGGAGCAGATGTTGATATTATCCTTGCCCTTAAGGGATTTGCCATGTGGGGAGTATTCCCTTTAATATCTCCATATGTTAAAGGCATATCAGCCAGCTCAATACATGAAGCCCGGCTGGCGTTTGAAGAAATGAACACTTTAGCCCACACATATTCTCCGGCATATACCGACTCTGATTTTGATCAGATATTACAATATAGTAACCACATTACATTCAATTCATTGACCCAATATGATCGTTTCCATAAACGCGTAATGCAATATGAACGTCCTATTTCAATGGGATTACGTGTTAATCCGGAAATATCCAAGGTAGATACTGCATTATATAACCCCTGCTCTCCCGGTTCCCGGTTGGGTCTTACAATAAAACAACTGGGTGTTGCTTTACCGGAAAATATAGAAGGACTTCATGTACATGCTTTGTGTGAATCCCCGGCAGAAGCGACCAATGACCTGATCAAAAATACAGAATTAAAATTCGGCCATTTTTTTCCAAAAATCAAATGGTTGAATATCGGAGGCGGACACCTCATGACACGGAAAGGATATAACATGGATCTTTTGATCAATACATTACAAACCTTTCGAAAGAAATATCCGCATATCCGGCTGATCATGGAACCAGGTGCTGCATTTGTCTGGGAAACAGGCATACTGGTCGCTACAGTTGAAGACATTATCAGAAATGATGGTATCAATACAGCCATTCTGAATGTTTCGTTTACCGCACATATGCCTGACTGTCTTGAAATGCCCTACAAGCCAAGAATCCGGGGAGCCTCTGATCCACAATCCGGAAAACCGGTATGGAGGATCGGCGGAAACAGTTGCCTGGCCGGTGATTTTATGGGAGACTGGTCTTTCGAAGAAGAACCTTATATCGGTAAACGAGTTATATTTGAAGATATGATTCATTACACGATGGTAAAAACCACCATGTTCAATGGAGTTCCACACCCTTCAATAGGCACCTGGAATAACCGGAAAGGATTTACCTTACTGAAACGTTTTGAATACGACGATTACAAAAACAGATTATCCTGATGTATATAATTACCACATACATTTTTCGTATTGTTCTATTCTTTACCTTTTTCTTGATCACATATACTTCATCTGTAAAAGCACAGCGTGATTACAAATATAAGTTCATATCAAGGGTAATAGATGACAGCACCGGAATAGCTATCAAAGATTGCCATATCATAAACAAAACCCAGCATATGGGGACCATCAGTAATGAATTCGGAAGCTTTACGATTACTGCCAATCTAAAAGATAGTATTCAATTTACAGCCATCGGTTATGAAAAACTAGTCATTGTTGCAACTGACTCTATGTACACCAATAACCGGATTGTTCGCCTAAAGCCAAAAATTTACGATATAAATGTAGTTGATATCGGGCTTTTTTCGACTTACGACCGTTTTAAACAAGATGTTATGGGGCTTGAGCTGAAAAAACCCAGTCTTCTTGAGATCGATCCGATCAACAAATTTGAAGTATATACACCACCCTTACCAGGACAAGGAGGTATCAATGTTCCTTTTACCATAAGTCCTATTACTTATTTCTATAACCTATGGAGCAAAGAAGGAAAAAACCAGCGACGTTACCAGAGTATTATCAACAAAACAGCCGAACATATAATCATTGCTGAAAAATTCAACGGAGATATTGTTGGCCAGCTAACCGGGTTAAAGGATGACGAACTGATAGCATTCATGTCATATTGTTTTTTCACCAAAGAATACCTCCTTTATGCATCACAGGGAGAGATCAATCGGGAAATAATGAAAAAATACAAACAATACATGGAAGAAAAAGATGAAAAGTAACCTATTAAGTAATACGATTATAAAATAATGACATATTTTATAATCGTAATCAATTTGATCAATGCGATTTAAGAAAACAATAAATAGCACTGAGTGCTTAAAGTCTTTCTGTTTATGATCTCATTAAAACAACGATCATCCTTTAATAAAGTATTATTCATTTTATTATGTTTTTTAATAAATCCGTATCTGCTTCGGGCATATCAGTTCGAATTGTGGATCCAGACCCTGGATAACACTCCTGTATTTATGGCCGGATATTATGGTGAACAGATCTTTATTGTTGATTCCGCCCTGTCAGATACACATGGAAAGGTTTTATTCATGGATGACCAGGAGCTACACCCTGGGATTTACACCATGGTGGTTCCGGGCAAATTAAGCTATGATTTTTTAGTAGGGGAAAAACAGGAATTAAAAATTACATTGAATCCTGATACCGGAGAAGAAATAATTACTGGAAATGCTGAATCGATGGCTTTTGCTACAATTCATTCACCTGGTATTTCCGATCAACAGAAAAAAACACTCCGGCAACAATTTATAGAACAATATCCTGAAACATTTCTGGCAACGTATCTTAAAGCAATATCACCTATTCACGGAGAAATTGCAGTATCAAGCGATAGCACCTATTTGCCGGTCAATCCGGCCTATCGATATCAGAAAAAACATTTTTTCGATAATATGGATTTATCCGATATCAGATTACTACACACTCCTTTGTATCATGAAACCATACAGTTTTACTTTACCCAATTTATTACCCAAAAAACCGATTCCCTGATTCCTGTTGCATACAGAATGCTTGAAAAAGCCTCAGGTAATTATGAGACTTTCTTTTATATGTCCGATTTTCTGATTGATTTTAGCTTAAGGCACAAAATTGATGGTATTAACCGGTTACATAGCTTTTTATTACACAACCGTTATATGTTAGGATCAAAAGCTATCCCTTTGTTACCTGTTAAATCCAGAAATATAAATTTTAAGATCCCAAATGAAAACATATTGAAAGAGAGGTTAAGGTCTATGCACCTTTTCGACAAAGAAGGCCAGTCTTTTGAATTATCATCCGTTAAAAAAAAATACCGGATACTTTTCTTTTGGAATTCTATTTGTCCCAGATGTTTATCTGATGTTTCAAGATGGCAGCAAGTGTTGAATAAATACCGGTCCAAATCATGTTTTGGTATCGCTGTAAACACATATACTTCTGTACTACAACCGGAGAACCGCATCCTGGACTATGATCCTATTTGCGTGAATGTCTCTATTGATGATACGCCACAATCGGAACGGATTTTCTTCACCAATTATTATTCAAAAATTATAGTCATTGATTCTGATGATAATGTAATTGGTATTTTTTGTTCATCAGCAGCGCTGGATAATTTTTTAAGCAAGATATAAGTAATACCCAAAAATTAATGTCGCATTTTTAAAGCGTAATCTACTCAATCAATGATTCTTAAAGAAATATTAGATAGCACTGAATGCTTAAATCAGTCAATATATTTCTTCACAAAATATTTTACGGGAAAATAGATTGTTAACAAGCTGATACAGATCACAGCAAAGAACACCATCACAAAATCCTGCCAACGAAGAGCAACAGGGTATGCATCAATAATAAACGCCCCTGAAGTGGATAAAGGGACAAATCCAAATCTCATTTGCAGATAACACAATAATATCCCCAGTAACAAGCCAACCATTGTTCCGGCAAGAACGATAATCCATCCCTGGATAATAAAGATCCGCCCTATCAATTGTTTATCTGCACCTAATCCCTGAATGATGAATATATCCCTTTTCTTTTCGATCATCAGCATAGAAAGGGAACTAACCACATTAAAGGAGGCGATCAACAAAACAAAAGCCAGGATCATGAATCCGACCCATTTTTCAAATTTCAGAACCCGGTAATAAAATTCTTTTTGCTGATAGGCCGTTTTTACTTCAAACTGGGTACCGAATTTCATAGCAATCCTTTTCTGTACATTTTCAACATCCGCACCCGGTTTAACTTTTATTTCAATAGCTCCGACTATACTGTCATTCTCCAATAAATCACGGGCAAATGATAGCGGCACCAGTAAATAATTGACATCAATTTCTTCATCTACGGAAAATACACCGGAAGGATATATATACAATCTGTCATTAACAGCTTTTTCCGGATTAATTGAGACAGTACCCGTATTACGTATAGCAAAAAAACGGATAGGCGTGATAAAATGCAATCCGATATGCAGTTTAGCAGCCATACCTGCGCCAACAACAGCCTGTGGATTTTCATTGATCCAAAGCTGGTATTTCCCATCCAATATCATTTGATCAATTCCTGTTACCTCCTGATATTGGTCATCAACTCCCTTTACTACTGCAATTTCCTGTTGTTCTCCATATTGTACCAGTACATTTTCTTCTATGGTCTGTGAAAAGGCAAATATATCCGCATCTTCTTCCAGAAATTGTAATTTTTCAGCATCGATAACAAAACTTTTCCCTACCGATGCGGTAATTTTCAGATCCGGATCAAAATTACTGTATAATTTACGGGCCAAATCTTCAAACCCATTAAAAACCGACATTACGATCACCAGGGCCATGGTGCCTATAGCCACTCCAATTACGGATACCGCGGAAATAACATTAACAGCGTTATGTGATTTCTTAGCCAAGAGATAACGGCGGGCCACCAGGAAAGAAAAATTCATTCGGAAACAGTTTTGTTTGAGTACAAATCTATGGGTTTTTCTTTGTTTTATTATAAAAGATCACAAATTTTTATTCAAATACATACCGTTTGGTATCTTTTTTGTATTGAAATAAATAAATCTTCAATGAATCAGAACAAACACTAATCATATAAAATATTAGTAATTAGTGTTTTAAAAATATAGCTTGTTCTTTCTATAAAAATCTCAGCAAATATCTGATTGACCACTTGGCTTTAACACATCAAATACAATCTTAAATGACTGATTTAATAATAAATATATATTTTCTATACAGGAAGTAATAAAATAAAACATACTGCTTGGTATTTTTCATTTTTTTCTTACCTTGCAGACTTTATATACACCAAGAGATTTGACGATAATAATATCATTTTCAGCAATCAAAATATTGTAAAAATGGAAAATAAGGTTCAAGAAATTACAGAAAAAATTTATCAGGAAGGTGTCGAGAAAGGACAGGCCGAGGCCGAAAAAATCATCGAAAAGGCCAAAACAGAAAAAGAGGATATACTAAAAAAGGCCCGTCAGGATGCAGAAAAAATCATCACTGATGCCAAAAAGAATGCTGAAGAACTCAAGAAAAATACAGAGTCGGAATTGCAATTATATGCGGGCCGTGCTGTAGAAGCACTTAAAAGTGAAATCACCAATATGATCAACGATTCGATCATCGATTCCACTGTGAAAGAAACCGTAAATAGCGAATGGTTACAAAAGCTGATGCTTACTTTAGCCACGGAATGGATATCCAAGGAAAATATTATCATTCAAACCTCCGATGCCGAAGCATTACAGAAATATTTTGCCAAACAGGCAAAAGAAATGCTCGATAAAGGGATAAAAATTGAGCAGGTGAATGGTAAAAAAGGAACATTTTCTATACAACCTGCTGATGGCAGCTATAAGGTCCAATTCGGAGAAGAAGAATTTGCCTCTTATTTTAAAGAGTTTCTTCGTCCTCAATTGGTGAAGATGTTGTTCAAACAATAATTAACCTGAAAAACATTAACTTCATTTGAAGTTATTTTGTCAATTCAGTAATGGTTTGTCAAATATGAAATACTATTGTTTAATAGCCGGATTACCAGAAATCGAAATTGATGACAATAAATTGTCTATCAACATTTCCGATTTTAGGGAAGATTTGCGTTCTCAGTTATCAGATAAAGACAATCAATTAATTGATTTACTGTACACTCAGTATGACAATCAAAATCTATTAAGATACCTGAATGATAAAGATGCTGAATTGGATACGCGGGGAAATCTGACTAAAGAAGAACTTGAGGAGGGCATACGTCTGATCAGTGAAGATGAGGATCCGAAAAACAAGCATTTCCCACCATATTTTAAAACATTCATAGAGGAATTCAAAGAAACGCAAACCGCTGTTGAAAGTACGAGATGGGAAAACAGGATATCCGAATTGTATTACCAATGGGCTATGCAGAATAAGAACAAATTCGTATCCAAATGGTTCGAGTTCAATCTGAATCTGAATAATATCCTTACAGCATATACCTACCGGAAATATCAAATGGAAACTGAAGTGGTAGGTGATAATGAGGTAGCCCAATCCATCAGGGGTTCCAATCAACGTGACCTGGGGCTTACAGGAACAATCGACAATCTGGAGGAGCTGCAACGCATTGCTGATGAAAGTGATTTATTTGAGCGGGAAAAAAAGATCGATTTGTTGAAATGGTCATGGTTGGACGAAGAAACCTTTTTTGAATATTTTACTATTGAGCGTATTTTTGCCTATGTCATCAAATTAGGGATCATTGAACGCTGGGCAAACCTGGATCATGAAGAAGGTAAGAAAATATTCAGAGAACTGATTAACCGATTGAAAGAGTCTGTGGTAAAAGAGCAGGAATTATAAGAAAAGAATACACATGCGGAAAACAGTCATCATAATCTTATTAACCTTATGCGGATATTTATCTGCAAAAGATGTCGTTATCGAAAATCCGCCTTTCAGCGTAAGGACTGTGGAGCTTCTTGAAGTAGAAAAGATCACCATCACCGATACGGCAACCATCCTTTCGATGAAGGTTTTTACAAATCCGAATTGGTGGATACGTGTTGCAAAGGAAAGCACCTATATAGAAGCCGGATCGGTCAAGTATCCTGCACGGTATGCGGAAAACCTCACATTCGGGGAACAAACGTATTCGGATGACAAAGGCAACTATTCTTTTTCGCTGGTATTTCCGCCTATTGATAAAAAAACCGAATATGTCAACTTCAAATCAGACGGATGGATTATCTGGGACATAGAATTAAAACCTAAAAAGAAAAGGTCAATTACGCCTGTTCCGGAAGAGTTTGTCCGTGCGGCCCAAATAAAAGACGATAACAAACCTTTGGTCGCTCCTGCATGGAAGCAGGATACCGCTATATTTTCAGGCGTTTTTATTGGCTATAAACCCGATCTGGGGTACAAGGTTAATGTTTATGTAGACAATATACTGACCGACAATCAGGAAGAATACAACACAGACGTAAATGCCGACGGCACATTCTCTTTTCCGGTTCCCATGATAGTAAGCACACAGGTATTGTTTCGCGTTACGTATCATAATGATGAGAAGATACGCCTGAACGACTATATATTATTATCACCGGGTGAAAAGTCGGAGGTTTGCTTCCATCTGCCTCAATATTTCCGCAAAGATTCGAAATTACGGTATGATAAGGACGAAAACGCCCAATATCTTTATTTTGCAGGTGCAAACGCCGAAATCAATAATCTGACTTTTTTGTTTGATTTTCCAAAACTTGTGCAAAACATTAACGCCATAAAACAGGATGCCGCTATTGCTAATATGTCTGCTTCAGAGTATAAAGATTATATTCTGAAGGTCAGGGATGAAGGGTTAGAACAAATTGCCGGTTCAAAACAACTGACCCAAAAAGCAAAAGCGTTCTTTTCATTGGAATTGAAATACACGGCTGCTGATCGACTCTATTGGACAGCAAGTGTTATTGAGGGCGCCTATAAAAAAGCACACGGTATTGATTTCCAAGATCCTGTCCCGGACTCTGTCCGCCCTGTTTTAGATTCTGTTTTTTATTCATATTTAAGGGATCTGCCCCTCAATGACCCTGTTTCTTTGTATTTTCATACTTATGGAAGCATGGTTAATTCAACAAAATATATTGATATAAACAGAAAAAGAATTACGTTTTGGGCAGAAAACTTCCCGTTATTACTGGATGAAAATGTAGTTGACGACGAAGATATAGAAACCGCC
It encodes:
- the nspC gene encoding carboxynorspermidine decarboxylase; protein product: MDFSQIPSPCYVIDESLLMNNLAFIRNVRQGADVDIILALKGFAMWGVFPLISPYVKGISASSIHEARLAFEEMNTLAHTYSPAYTDSDFDQILQYSNHITFNSLTQYDRFHKRVMQYERPISMGLRVNPEISKVDTALYNPCSPGSRLGLTIKQLGVALPENIEGLHVHALCESPAEATNDLIKNTELKFGHFFPKIKWLNIGGGHLMTRKGYNMDLLINTLQTFRKKYPHIRLIMEPGAAFVWETGILVATVEDIIRNDGINTAILNVSFTAHMPDCLEMPYKPRIRGASDPQSGKPVWRIGGNSCLAGDFMGDWSFEEEPYIGKRVIFEDMIHYTMVKTTMFNGVPHPSIGTWNNRKGFTLLKRFEYDDYKNRLS
- a CDS encoding DUF5106 domain-containing protein; translation: MISLKQRSSFNKVLFILLCFLINPYLLRAYQFELWIQTLDNTPVFMAGYYGEQIFIVDSALSDTHGKVLFMDDQELHPGIYTMVVPGKLSYDFLVGEKQELKITLNPDTGEEIITGNAESMAFATIHSPGISDQQKKTLRQQFIEQYPETFLATYLKAISPIHGEIAVSSDSTYLPVNPAYRYQKKHFFDNMDLSDIRLLHTPLYHETIQFYFTQFITQKTDSLIPVAYRMLEKASGNYETFFYMSDFLIDFSLRHKIDGINRLHSFLLHNRYMLGSKAIPLLPVKSRNINFKIPNENILKERLRSMHLFDKEGQSFELSSVKKKYRILFFWNSICPRCLSDVSRWQQVLNKYRSKSCFGIAVNTYTSVLQPENRILDYDPICVNVSIDDTPQSERIFFTNYYSKIIVIDSDDNVIGIFCSSAALDNFLSKI
- a CDS encoding ABC transporter permease; its protein translation is MNFSFLVARRYLLAKKSHNAVNVISAVSVIGVAIGTMALVIVMSVFNGFEDLARKLYSNFDPDLKITASVGKSFVIDAEKLQFLEEDADIFAFSQTIEENVLVQYGEQQEIAVVKGVDDQYQEVTGIDQMILDGKYQLWINENPQAVVGAGMAAKLHIGLHFITPIRFFAIRNTGTVSINPEKAVNDRLYIYPSGVFSVDEEIDVNYLLVPLSFARDLLENDSIVGAIEIKVKPGADVENVQKRIAMKFGTQFEVKTAYQQKEFYYRVLKFEKWVGFMILAFVLLIASFNVVSSLSMLMIEKKRDIFIIQGLGADKQLIGRIFIIQGWIIVLAGTMVGLLLGILLCYLQMRFGFVPLSTSGAFIIDAYPVALRWQDFVMVFFAVICISLLTIYFPVKYFVKKYID
- a CDS encoding DUF2764 domain-containing protein; protein product: MKYYCLIAGLPEIEIDDNKLSINISDFREDLRSQLSDKDNQLIDLLYTQYDNQNLLRYLNDKDAELDTRGNLTKEELEEGIRLISEDEDPKNKHFPPYFKTFIEEFKETQTAVESTRWENRISELYYQWAMQNKNKFVSKWFEFNLNLNNILTAYTYRKYQMETEVVGDNEVAQSIRGSNQRDLGLTGTIDNLEELQRIADESDLFEREKKIDLLKWSWLDEETFFEYFTIERIFAYVIKLGIIERWANLDHEEGKKIFRELINRLKESVVKEQEL
- a CDS encoding TlpA family protein disulfide reductase — its product is MRKTVIIILLTLCGYLSAKDVVIENPPFSVRTVELLEVEKITITDTATILSMKVFTNPNWWIRVAKESTYIEAGSVKYPARYAENLTFGEQTYSDDKGNYSFSLVFPPIDKKTEYVNFKSDGWIIWDIELKPKKKRSITPVPEEFVRAAQIKDDNKPLVAPAWKQDTAIFSGVFIGYKPDLGYKVNVYVDNILTDNQEEYNTDVNADGTFSFPVPMIVSTQVLFRVTYHNDEKIRLNDYILLSPGEKSEVCFHLPQYFRKDSKLRYDKDENAQYLYFAGANAEINNLTFLFDFPKLVQNINAIKQDAAIANMSASEYKDYILKVRDEGLEQIAGSKQLTQKAKAFFSLELKYTAADRLYWTASVIEGAYKKAHGIDFQDPVPDSVRPVLDSVFYSYLRDLPLNDPVSLYFHTYGSMVNSTKYIDINRKRITFWAENFPLLLDENVVDDEDIETARQIIAASPAFWGAEQRNAYSAKAIELFREIGSSKNLNSDHSQQVSAFIEKYAQKEISSEEIGDLFLQIHEILSALQKAEEITQVEYTSFYQQLPQPPSPDQAVQEAFYEKYNETANELSKLHKVRKQQKMLGIQDGFFYDLMKVQYLSSSFEENTPLSENGIEELKSMKEPFYAQYLSEKNEQLIARNEKNRVKQNYRVHDVAGKEKDELFESVIGKEKGKAVFIDFWATWCGPCRSANVQFTPVKDTFDPDKVAFVYLTNESSPEVTWQNMIPDLSGEHYRLTSAQYDYLKQRLDVQFNGIPSYLILDRSGNKSFFTTGFPGANEMKNKINEALNKN